A genomic stretch from Astatotilapia calliptera chromosome 4, fAstCal1.2, whole genome shotgun sequence includes:
- the gsg1 gene encoding germ cell-specific gene 1-like protein, which produces MAFVQRMRSPCLSFVQTFLSLLLSTTALMSSYWCVGKQKVPKPLCSPTKQTNCIPVPGVSNSSRIQFFWETGDDRFVFPNFHTGLFIICEENIYIDEWEEKCRGFYTLPPGSEKAMLWLSLSMELVNIGLLLISCILLSVQLCIRAWFPSTQHWGQLLNAFAAVFTVLGGLLGMVGHMMFMQVFQTTASMGPEDFKPHSYGYSWAFYVAWLGFTICMAAGVSTLNNYTKKVLMVGPRRASDLNPCSFNFMGLLPPAPYYTPPNPASNLTCPLSPPRISHLSPYYAPPSETLPPSAPTPRLTHSHSLPISISKSFPPPPSHPAPGSPFHRLSLPSPSPSPTPPVSYHTTLPRHQESHYEQEEDYSPL; this is translated from the exons ATGGCATTCGTGCAGCGGATGCGCTCCCCTTGCCTCTCCTTTGTCCAGACATTTTTGTCTCTCCTCCTGAGCACCACGGCCCTCATGTCCTCCTACTGGTGCGTGGGTAAGCAGAAGGTGCCCAAACCGCTGTGTTCGCCCACCAAGCAGACCAATTGCATCCCCGTTCCCGGCGTCTCCAACTCCTCCAGGATTCAGTTCTTCTGGGAGACCGGCGACGACCGCTTTGTCTTCCCCAACTTTCACACCGGACTGTTCATCATCTGTGAGGAGAACATCTACATAGATGAGTGGG AGGAAAAGTGTCGAGGCTTTTACACACTCCCCCCAGGATCTGAAAAAG CAATGCTTTGGCTGTCGCTGTCAATGGAGCTCGTGAATATCGGTCTGCTGTTAATCAGCTGCATACTGCTGTCCGTGCAGCTGTGTATCAGGGCCTGGTTTCCCTCTACGCAGCACTGGGGCCAGCTGCTCAATGCTTTTGCAGCTGTCTTCACAGTCCTGGGAG GTCTGCTCGGGATGGTCGGTCACATGATGTTCATGCAGGTGTTTCAGACCACTGCCTCGATGGGACCAGAAGACTTCAAGCCACATAGTTACGGGTACTCCTGGGCATTCTA TGTGGCCTGGCTTGGCTTCACCATCTGCATGGCTGCAGGTGTCTCCACCCTGAACAACTATACCAAAAAGGTCCTGATGGTGGGTCCCAGGCGTGCCTCTGACCTCAACCCCTGCAGCTTTAACTTTATGGGACTTCTGCCACCTGCTCCTTACTACACACCACCAAATCCTGCCTCCAACCTCACCTGTCCCCTGTCTCCTCCTCGGATCTCCCACTTGTCTCCCTACTATGCCCCCCCTTCGGAAACATTGCCGCCCTCCGCCCCCACCCCAAGGCTCACGCACTCCCATTCACTTCCTATCTCGATTTCTAAGTCCTtccctcctcccccctctcACCCTGCACCTGGATCACCTTTTCACCGTCTGTCCCTGCCCTCACCATCTCCCTCACCTACACCACCCGTCTCTTACCACACGACCCTCCCAAGACACCAGGAGAGTCATTACGAGCAGGAAGAGGACTACAGCCCCCTCTGA
- the LOC113021209 gene encoding epithelial membrane protein 1, whose amino-acid sequence MLILLAAIFVLHIACIIILLTATIDNAWWVISAGNMPTDIWARWVFVNNSWHSIDLPSTYPESYLQAVQASSVLACIFSIIGIFVFVAQLFTLPKGQRFLVSGVFQFLACLCIMIAASIYTDRFHTNEQSLGSYGHCFILAWIAFALTFLSSIIYFVLRKKTAE is encoded by the exons ATGCTGATTCTCCTCGCCGCCATCTTTGTTCTCCACATCgcctgcatcatcatcctcctgACAGCCACTATTGACAAT GCCTGGTGGGTCATCTCAGCCGGAAACATGCCCACTGATATATGGGCCCGCTGGGTTTTCGTGAATAACTCATGGCATTCTATTGATCTTCCATCAACCTACCCAGAGA GTTACCTCCAAGCAGTGCAGGCCAGCTCAGTGCTAGCTTGTATATTCTCCATCATTGGAATCTTCGTATTTGTGGCTCAACTCTTCACCCTCCCCAAAGGACAGAGGTTCCTCGTCTCTGGTGTCTTTCAGTTCCTTGCCT GCCTGTGCATCATGATCGCAGCCTCCATCTACACAGACCGCTTCCATACTAATGAACAAAGTCTGGGTAGTTACGGCCATTGCTTCATTTTGGCGTGGATCGCCTTCGCTCTCACATTCCTCTCCTCCATCATTTACTTCGTGCTACGCAAGAAGACTGCGGAGTAG